A stretch of DNA from Cellulomonas xiejunii:
GCGCCCGCGTCGCCAGCGCCCGCACCGCACCGACCAGCAGCCGGTACTGCTGGACCGACGGCTCGCGCTCCGCCTCGACGAGCCGTTCGGCCGTCTCCAGCATCACCGTCCCGACGGTGTACAGCGCGTAGTCCTCGCAGACCTGACGACCGTAGGACCCGAGCGTCTCGACCTGGGTCACGACGTCGAGGTTGCGTCCCGTGCTCAGCTGCACGTCGATGTGCATGAACGGCTCGAGCCGCGACCCGAACCGCGACGTCGTGCGGCGCACGCCCTTGCCGACCGCGCGCACCTTGCCGTGCTCGCGCGTCAGGAGGGTGACGATGCGGTCGGCCTCCCCCAGCTTGTGGGTGCGCAGCACGATCGCCTCGTCGCGGTAGAGGCTCACGGGGCCATTGTCCCCCCGGTCGCCGGGACGGCCGGCCGCGGCGCGCGGGTGGCGCGCCGCGGCGGCCGTCTCAGCGCTCGTGGCGGTTGACCGCCGAGACGATCGCCTTGAGCGACGCCGTCGTGATCGAGGGATCGATGCCGACGCCCCACAGGATGTCGTCGCCGATGGCGCACTCGACGTAGGCGGCCGCCGTCGCGTCGCCGCCTGCCGACAGCGCGTGCTCGGCGTAGTCGAGCACCGCGACGTCGACCCCCGTCGTCCGCAGCGCGGCGACGAACGCGGCGACCGGGCCGTTGCCCGTGCCGCGCAGCATCTTCTCGACTCCCCGGTCCACGACGTCCACCTCGAGCGTGTCCTGCCCGCCCTCGGTGCTCGTGGCGCGCGTGCCGCGCAGCGCGAACCGGCCCCACGGCGCGAGCGGGCCACCTGGCGTCGCGGGCAGGTACTCGTCGCTGAAGATCGACCACAGCTCGTCGGCCGTGACCTCGGTGCCGTGCTGGTCCGTGTGCCGCTGCACGACCTGCGAGAACTCGATCTGCAGCCGACGCGGCAGGTCCAGGTCCTTCTCGGACTTGAGCAGGTAGGAGATCCCGCCCTTCCCGGACTGCGAGTTCACCCGGATGATCGCCTCGTACGAGCGACCGACGTCCTTGGGGTCGATGGGCAGGTAGGGCACGGCCCACTCGACGTCGCCGACACCGGTGCCCGCCGCGGCCGCGCGGACCTCGAGCGCGTCCAGCCCCTTCTTGATCGCGTCCTGGTGGGAGCCGGAGAACGCCGTGAACACGAGGTCGCCTCCGTAGGGGTGGCGCTCGTGCACCGGCATCTGGTTGCAGCGCTCGACGGTCCGACGGACGCGGTCGATGTCGGAGAAGTCGATCTGCGGGTCGATGCCCTGGCTGAACAGGTTGAGGCCCAGCGTGACCAGGTCCACGTTGCCGGTGCGCTCACCGTTGCCGAACAGGCAGCCCTCGATGCGGTCGGCACCCGCCAGGTAGCCCAGCTCGGCTGCCGCGACGGCGGTCCCCCGGTCGTTGTGAGGGTGCAGCGACAGGACGACCGACTCACGGTGATGCAGGTGGCGGCTCATCCACTCGATGGAGTCCGCGTAGACGTTGGGCGTCGCCATCTCGACCGTGGCCGGCAGGTTGATGATGACCGGCCGCTCGGGCGTCGGCTCCAGCACGTCGAGGACCGCGTTGCAGACCCGCACCGCGTACTCGAGCTCGGTGCCCGTGTACGACTCGGGGCTGTACTCGTAGAGGACCTCGGTGTCGGGGACGAGCTCCTCGTACTTCTTGCAGAACCGGGCCCCCGACACGGCGATGTCGGCGATCCCGTCCTCGTCGGACCGGAAGACGACCTCGCGCTGCAGCACGGAGGTGGAGTTGTACAGGTGCACGATCGCCTGCTTCGCGCCGGCGATGGCCTCGTACGTGCGCTCGATGAGGTGCTCGCGCGCCTGCGTCAGCACCTGGATGACGACGTCGTCCGGGATGCGACGCTCCTCGATGAGCATCCGGACGAAGTCGAAGTCGGTCTGCGACGCGGAGGGGAACCCGACCTCGATCTCCTTGTAGCCCATGTCGACCAGCAGCTCGAACATCTCGAGCTTGCGGGCGGGGCTCATCGGCTCGATCAGGGCCTGGTTGCCGTCGCGCAGGTCGACCGCGCACCACCGCGGCGCGCGGGTGATCCGCCGGTCGGGCCACGTGCGGTCCGGCAGGTCGACGCGGATCTGCTCGTGGAACGGGCGGTACCGGTGCGCCGGCATGCCCGAGGGCTGCTGCGGGTTGCGCTCGGCGGCCGGCGCGTCGGTGGTCCACGCGGGTGTGACGGGGCTCTGGCTGCTCATCGGGTGATCCTTCATCGCGGGTCTCGGCGGTGGCTCAGCCGGGCACGACACACTCCGCGACGAGGATCCGGCCTAGAGGGCCTCGTCGCGGCGACGAAGGAGCAGCGAGCGTGCGCGCACGCCCATGACCCTACCCCCCGCGCGCACGGCGCGCCTCCACCCTGCGCGGGCGGCTCGAGGGACGTCAGGCGAGGACGATCACCTCCGTGGACGTGCGGGCGACGACGCGTCCGTCGATCGCAGTGAGCTGGCGCAGGTCGGACGGCAGCTCGACCCGCCAGGCCTCGACACCGTCCCGCAGCCCGCGGGCGACGAGGTCGAACCCGTCGGCACCATCGGGCTCCGGCGCAAGCACGTGCAGACCGTCGGTCAGCGGGGCGATGTACTGCACCGCCACGAGCTCCTGCTCCCACAGCAGCCGCCCGTCCGCACCGTCCACGGCGCCCACGGACGCCTCACCCGCCATGACGACGACGCCGTGCGCCACGGCGACCGGAGACATGGAGGTCGGCAGCCGCCAGACGACGGTGCCGTCGTCCGCCCGCACGGCGACCGCCCGGTTGCCCACGTCGATCACGAGCGCGTCGACCGACGAGTCGCCCACCACAGGCCGGGGCAGGCCGGGGACCCTGGCCCGGACGGTGCCGTCGGCGTCACGCAGCGTCCCGCCGAACACGGCCTCCCACGTCGCGAAGCCGCCGTCGGGCAGACCGGCCACGAGGATCTGCTGGCCGGCCGGGCCCGCCTCCAGGACGACGCCCGTGCGGGCGTCGAGCACCGTGGTCGAGTTCGCCATGAGCGCGACCACGTCGCCGCCCGCCACGAGCTTGGGCACGGCACGGACCCCGCCGTTGTCGACCAGCGGCACCGGGGAGGTCCACGACCAGCGCACGGTGCCGTCGGTCCCGTCGCGGCGCTCGACGAGCACGTGCCGGTCGTTGAGCCCCGTCGCGACGACGACGTCGTCCTCGTGACGCTGGATTCCCAGGACGCTCCCCTCGACCTCCCACGCACCGCGCTGCGTGCCGTCCGCGCCGGCGAGCGCGACGACGTGCGTGGGCGGGACGTAGTTCGTCGACCCGCCGGGGGTCCCGTACACGACGTCCGGCTCCGTCCACGCGCACAGGAGGTGGCCTGAGCCGCCCTCACCCGCGACGCACGCGACGGCGACGGACTCGAAGCCCGAGCCGGCCTGGTCGACGACCGGCACCTCCCAGCGCGTCGTGCCCGTCGCAGGGTCCGACGAGCG
This window harbors:
- the leuA gene encoding 2-isopropylmalate synthase; this encodes MSSQSPVTPAWTTDAPAAERNPQQPSGMPAHRYRPFHEQIRVDLPDRTWPDRRITRAPRWCAVDLRDGNQALIEPMSPARKLEMFELLVDMGYKEIEVGFPSASQTDFDFVRMLIEERRIPDDVVIQVLTQAREHLIERTYEAIAGAKQAIVHLYNSTSVLQREVVFRSDEDGIADIAVSGARFCKKYEELVPDTEVLYEYSPESYTGTELEYAVRVCNAVLDVLEPTPERPVIINLPATVEMATPNVYADSIEWMSRHLHHRESVVLSLHPHNDRGTAVAAAELGYLAGADRIEGCLFGNGERTGNVDLVTLGLNLFSQGIDPQIDFSDIDRVRRTVERCNQMPVHERHPYGGDLVFTAFSGSHQDAIKKGLDALEVRAAAAGTGVGDVEWAVPYLPIDPKDVGRSYEAIIRVNSQSGKGGISYLLKSEKDLDLPRRLQIEFSQVVQRHTDQHGTEVTADELWSIFSDEYLPATPGGPLAPWGRFALRGTRATSTEGGQDTLEVDVVDRGVEKMLRGTGNGPVAAFVAALRTTGVDVAVLDYAEHALSAGGDATAAAYVECAIGDDILWGVGIDPSITTASLKAIVSAVNRHER
- the recO gene encoding DNA repair protein RecO yields the protein MSLYRDEAIVLRTHKLGEADRIVTLLTREHGKVRAVGKGVRRTTSRFGSRLEPFMHIDVQLSTGRNLDVVTQVETLGSYGRQVCEDYALYTVGTVMLETAERLVEAEREPSVQQYRLLVGAVRALATRAHAPGLVLDSYLLRALAVAGWAPSFTECARCGAPGPHHAFAPSVGGAVCGACRPPGAAAPAPETFALLAALLSGDWDVADASAERHRAEGNGLVAVFCQFHLERRLRSLPMVERV
- a CDS encoding PQQ-binding-like beta-propeller repeat protein, translating into MGAVRPAPRMRPVELDEEDDRPSAVVRSARDHAAAAGGPGGPDAPDAHRAERRWWPWGAGALAVVVGAAAVATGVTERAARERADVFAALPGVVRPLERPPVERWRTAADGPTPVLDAAGALVTVSGADGRWVVRSSDPATGTTRWEVPVVDQAGSGFESVAVACVAGEGGSGHLLCAWTEPDVVYGTPGGSTNYVPPTHVVALAGADGTQRGAWEVEGSVLGIQRHEDDVVVATGLNDRHVLVERRDGTDGTVRWSWTSPVPLVDNGGVRAVPKLVAGGDVVALMANSTTVLDARTGVVLEAGPAGQQILVAGLPDGGFATWEAVFGGTLRDADGTVRARVPGLPRPVVGDSSVDALVIDVGNRAVAVRADDGTVVWRLPTSMSPVAVAHGVVVMAGEASVGAVDGADGRLLWEQELVAVQYIAPLTDGLHVLAPEPDGADGFDLVARGLRDGVEAWRVELPSDLRQLTAIDGRVVARTSTEVIVLA